From Aurantimicrobium sp. INA4, one genomic window encodes:
- a CDS encoding Bax inhibitor-1/YccA family protein — MAVNNPAFTGNKAFSPNATAEELQALYDAPSANRAPEPALTYEATIAKSFISFAVLLVGAVAGWIITASNPGFGMTLVMFAAIGALVLAMVNIFKKEPVPALILGYAALEGVFIGGISLVFDAQWSGIVAQAVIATIVVVGVTLALFASGKIRASARATKIFFIGIISYLVFSLVSFFMQLFGATSGTFGLNSVEIFGIPLGLIIGPLVILLAAYSLVLDFDMIQRGVVNKAPAKFAWTGAFSIMVTVVWLYLQILQFLAIARD, encoded by the coding sequence ATGGCTGTTAACAACCCTGCTTTTACTGGCAACAAGGCGTTCTCCCCGAACGCAACTGCCGAAGAGCTCCAAGCACTCTACGACGCACCATCAGCTAACCGTGCGCCAGAGCCTGCTCTCACCTATGAAGCAACAATTGCGAAGTCGTTCATTTCCTTCGCCGTTTTGCTCGTCGGTGCAGTAGCTGGCTGGATAATTACCGCCAGCAACCCCGGCTTCGGAATGACGCTGGTGATGTTTGCAGCTATTGGTGCTCTCGTTCTGGCTATGGTGAACATCTTCAAAAAGGAGCCAGTGCCCGCACTGATCCTCGGCTATGCAGCACTTGAAGGTGTCTTCATTGGTGGAATCTCACTGGTCTTTGATGCCCAGTGGAGTGGCATTGTTGCCCAGGCTGTCATCGCAACCATCGTCGTGGTGGGTGTCACCTTGGCACTATTCGCCAGTGGCAAGATTCGCGCCTCGGCTCGTGCAACAAAGATCTTCTTCATCGGAATCATTTCCTACCTGGTCTTCAGCCTGGTCAGCTTCTTCATGCAGCTGTTCGGTGCTACAAGCGGAACCTTTGGCCTCAACAGTGTTGAGATCTTCGGCATCCCACTTGGCCTGATCATTGGCCCACTGGTGATTCTGCTTGCTGCGTACTCACTCGTTCTGGACTTCGACATGATTCAGCGCGGTGTGGTCAACAAGGCTCCTGCCAAGTTCGCTTGGACCGGTGCGTTCAGCATCATGGTGACCGTGGTCTGGCTATACCTCCAGATCCTCCAGTTCCTGGCTATCGCTCGCGACTAG
- a CDS encoding helix-turn-helix domain-containing protein yields the protein MANWTFLTHHGHVLVAVSQHADLTVDQIAAKVGITARATAGILNDLVEAGYVEKTKNGRNNHYTVHGEIPLRHPLNNQTPIAELLSLFSEGN from the coding sequence ATGGCCAACTGGACATTCCTCACCCACCACGGGCATGTGCTCGTAGCCGTCTCACAACACGCTGACCTCACGGTCGATCAGATTGCGGCCAAGGTAGGAATTACAGCCAGGGCCACTGCCGGAATACTCAACGATCTTGTTGAGGCCGGGTACGTGGAGAAGACCAAGAACGGTCGGAACAACCACTACACGGTTCATGGCGAGATTCCTTTGCGTCACCCGCTCAACAACCAAACCCCCATTGCAGAGCTACTGTCCCTGTTTTCTGAAGGAAACTAG
- a CDS encoding TerC family protein produces the protein MNVELWMWFAVLAAIIVMLLVDLFAHRKAHEISLREAAAWSAFWVATGIGFGVLVWNYFGAEYGQQYFAGFVIEKSLAVDNVFIWALIFASFSVPRKYQHRVLFLGVLGALVFRGIFIALGAVILENFAWVLYLFAAFLIYTGIHMLIKRNEHADPTQGRFFKWFSSVVPSTKKYYGQKLFVRVGGVLLATPLLMVLVLVEFTDIIFAVDSIPAIFAVTSEPFLVFTANAFAILGLRAMYFLLADLMYRFVYLKIGLAFVLVWVGVKMALHDIVKVPTGISLTVILTILTVSIVASFIVSRNKEAEHIEPASRQQLPEATEEEMAALAPTWRKSGKM, from the coding sequence ATGAACGTAGAACTCTGGATGTGGTTTGCAGTACTCGCAGCAATTATTGTGATGCTGCTCGTTGACCTCTTTGCTCACCGCAAGGCGCACGAGATCTCTCTTCGCGAGGCCGCAGCATGGTCCGCTTTCTGGGTAGCCACCGGTATTGGCTTTGGCGTCTTGGTGTGGAACTACTTTGGCGCTGAATATGGCCAGCAGTACTTCGCCGGATTTGTCATCGAGAAATCTTTAGCCGTTGACAACGTCTTTATCTGGGCTTTGATCTTCGCCTCCTTCAGCGTCCCACGCAAGTATCAGCACCGCGTCCTCTTCTTAGGTGTTCTGGGTGCACTGGTCTTCCGTGGAATCTTCATCGCACTCGGTGCGGTCATTCTTGAAAACTTTGCCTGGGTTCTCTACCTCTTTGCAGCCTTCTTGATCTACACCGGTATTCACATGCTCATCAAGCGGAACGAGCATGCTGATCCCACACAAGGACGCTTCTTCAAGTGGTTCTCTTCGGTCGTACCTTCAACCAAGAAGTACTACGGGCAGAAATTATTCGTCCGTGTTGGAGGCGTTCTCCTGGCAACACCATTGCTTATGGTGTTGGTTCTGGTTGAGTTCACCGACATCATTTTTGCGGTTGACTCGATTCCCGCAATCTTCGCGGTGACCTCTGAACCGTTCCTCGTCTTCACCGCTAACGCATTCGCAATCCTGGGTCTGCGCGCAATGTACTTCCTACTAGCTGACCTGATGTACCGCTTTGTGTATCTCAAGATCGGACTGGCGTTCGTACTGGTCTGGGTTGGTGTCAAGATGGCCCTGCACGACATCGTCAAGGTTCCTACTGGCATCTCACTGACAGTAATCCTGACTATCCTGACTGTTTCTATCGTTGCGAGCTTTATCGTCAGCAGAAACAAAGAAGCCGAGCACATCGAGCCTGCCTCACGCCAGCAACTCCCTGAAGCGACAGAGGAGGAAATGGCGGCATTGGCTCCAACTTGGCGTAAGTCTGGAAAGATGTAG
- a CDS encoding sodium-dependent bicarbonate transport family permease, protein MFESLELAVSNLTSPPVLAFVLGLIAVGLRSRLEIPPQIFSALSIYLLLAIGIKGGVGLRMAEPADIAAPIALAIIVGLAIPVAAFAVLKVLTPLNQTERGAIAAHYGSTSLVTFTAGLMFVESLGLDPEGYLATLLAIMEVPGLIVGLVLARKASKQQSWGPLMHEVLTGKSILLLVGGLVIGAVSGPVGYERVEPFFGALFVGVLTLFLLQLGIQAGSHLKELPQAGWGLLIFAIAFPLVIGIAGVGLATLIGLSAGGAAVFGVLCASASYIAAPAAVKLSLPEANPGFYLTASLGITFPFNLLIGIPVFVWFAQLIS, encoded by the coding sequence ATGTTTGAATCTCTCGAGCTCGCAGTGAGCAACTTGACCTCACCCCCAGTCCTAGCCTTCGTGCTGGGACTTATTGCTGTAGGGCTGCGCTCGAGACTAGAGATTCCACCACAGATTTTCAGTGCCCTCTCGATATACCTTCTACTTGCTATCGGCATCAAAGGCGGGGTGGGGCTCCGAATGGCAGAGCCAGCCGACATCGCCGCACCCATCGCCCTCGCCATCATTGTGGGCCTGGCAATACCCGTCGCTGCATTCGCAGTTCTGAAAGTTCTCACCCCACTAAACCAAACCGAGCGTGGTGCCATCGCTGCGCACTACGGCTCAACATCACTTGTGACCTTCACTGCAGGTCTCATGTTTGTGGAGTCCCTTGGTCTTGATCCCGAAGGTTACCTCGCCACACTGCTGGCAATCATGGAAGTACCGGGTCTGATTGTCGGTCTTGTTCTTGCCCGCAAAGCGAGCAAGCAGCAAAGTTGGGGGCCCCTTATGCACGAGGTCCTCACCGGAAAATCAATCCTGCTGCTGGTTGGTGGTTTGGTCATCGGCGCCGTCAGTGGGCCCGTCGGTTACGAGCGCGTAGAACCCTTCTTCGGTGCCCTCTTCGTCGGTGTACTCACACTCTTCCTTCTGCAACTGGGTATCCAAGCAGGGTCTCACCTCAAAGAACTCCCCCAGGCAGGTTGGGGACTGCTCATCTTCGCAATCGCATTCCCGCTCGTGATTGGTATCGCGGGAGTTGGACTAGCAACCCTCATCGGGCTGAGCGCCGGAGGCGCAGCCGTGTTTGGTGTCCTCTGCGCAAGTGCCTCCTACATCGCCGCACCGGCGGCAGTGAAACTATCTCTGCCAGAAGCAAACCCGGGCTTCTACCTCACCGCCAGTTTGGGAATTACCTTCCCCTTCAACCTGCTGATTGGTATCCCGGTCTTTGTCTGGTTCGCACAGCTCATCTCCTAG
- a CDS encoding ionic transporter y4hA, translating into MKLLSRVSIASVNALPIVALASLLVFWNSTPSLFVMVLLGILLAVSVLAAVHHAEVIAHKVGEPYGSLILAAAVTVIEVGMLVTLMIASPQESATLARDTVFSAIMIICNGIVGISLIVKAQRKRTATFNAEGIGGALAAITALATMSLILPSFTTSTPGATFSPAQLVFAAVTALVIYLIFVFVQTVRHRDFFLPPPVSENSTTLVAEHKEPPSSQQAWTSFGLLVVALVSVVGLAKITSPLLETAIYGAGLPSTLIAVSIAGLVLLPESIAAVRAAYFGRTQTSLNLAYGSAMASIGLTIPVIAVMSIFFGFPIVLGLSATELVLFVLTVAVSILTVVPGRATILQGAIHLSIFAGFIFFIINP; encoded by the coding sequence ATGAAACTTCTGTCCCGAGTTTCTATTGCGAGCGTCAATGCTTTGCCAATTGTGGCGTTGGCCAGTTTGCTAGTTTTTTGGAATTCCACACCCTCCCTTTTTGTCATGGTTCTGCTCGGAATCTTGCTGGCAGTTTCTGTGCTGGCAGCTGTTCACCATGCTGAGGTAATAGCCCACAAGGTGGGTGAACCCTATGGTTCTCTCATCCTTGCGGCGGCTGTCACCGTGATCGAAGTGGGCATGCTGGTGACGTTGATGATTGCCTCACCACAGGAATCGGCAACTCTGGCCAGAGACACCGTCTTTTCCGCAATCATGATTATTTGTAATGGAATTGTCGGTATCTCGTTGATCGTGAAAGCTCAACGTAAACGAACAGCTACCTTCAACGCCGAAGGCATTGGTGGAGCATTAGCTGCAATTACAGCTTTGGCAACGATGAGTTTGATTTTGCCCTCTTTCACTACGTCAACACCGGGCGCAACCTTTTCACCTGCTCAGCTTGTTTTTGCAGCCGTAACAGCCTTGGTGATTTATCTCATTTTTGTTTTCGTTCAAACTGTTCGGCACCGTGACTTCTTCTTGCCTCCGCCTGTTTCCGAAAACAGCACCACTTTGGTTGCAGAACACAAAGAACCCCCAAGTTCACAGCAGGCATGGACCAGTTTTGGACTGTTGGTCGTTGCTCTGGTGAGTGTTGTCGGCTTGGCCAAAATCACAAGCCCACTCCTGGAAACGGCGATCTATGGTGCGGGGCTTCCCTCAACACTGATTGCTGTGAGCATTGCCGGGCTTGTTCTGTTGCCTGAATCAATTGCCGCGGTTCGGGCGGCCTATTTTGGCCGGACTCAAACCAGCCTGAACTTGGCATATGGCTCTGCAATGGCGAGCATTGGGCTAACCATTCCGGTTATTGCGGTGATGTCAATATTCTTTGGCTTCCCCATAGTCCTGGGCTTGAGCGCAACTGAGCTTGTTCTCTTTGTCTTGACGGTAGCCGTGAGTATTCTCACCGTGGTGCCCGGGCGGGCAACCATATTGCAGGGGGCAATTCACCTCAGTATTTTTGCCGGCTTCATCTTCTTCATCATCAACCCTTAG
- a CDS encoding glycoside hydrolase family 13 protein: protein MVEKEWWRSSVIYQIYPRSFADSNGDGIGDLPGITARLPKLKELGVDAIWLSPFMTSPQKDAGYDVANYCDVDPLFGTLADFDALEARAHSLGLKVIVDLVPNHCSSEHPWFVEALAAGEGSKERARFMFREGKGENGELPPNNWESVFGGPAWTRTTNPDGTPGQWYLHLFDSSQPDFDWTNPWVRERFIEILKFWLDRGVDGFRVDVAHGLSKAPGLPDFRRDEEYWNTPPEERIDNPYFGHEGVHEIYREWNKVLAEYPGERILCAEAFVEPLSKMALWVRPDEMQQAFNFPFLVTRWNGEQMRQVIKDSISAFGEVGAPSTWVLSNHDQVRHATRLALDPNTNTADRITGIGPLTEPKPDPALGLARARAASVMMLALPGVAYMYQGEELGLPEAVDIPDDKRQDPTFFRTAGKSYGRDGCRVPLPWEAEETNFGFGAAGEPWLPQPEVYRAYSRDLEEADPDSTLSLYKAALAGRKELRLGEGELEWIEGTPENILGFRNNDVTVFINYSEDDFALPAGKIILDSADSSDGILKPASAVWLV from the coding sequence ATGGTTGAAAAAGAGTGGTGGCGTTCCTCCGTTATTTATCAGATTTACCCCAGGTCCTTTGCCGATTCCAACGGTGACGGCATTGGTGATCTGCCAGGAATTACAGCACGTCTACCCAAGCTCAAAGAGCTGGGGGTCGACGCAATTTGGCTGTCACCATTTATGACCAGTCCGCAAAAGGATGCCGGTTATGACGTTGCCAACTATTGCGATGTTGACCCTTTGTTTGGGACTCTCGCTGATTTCGATGCACTTGAGGCCAGAGCGCACAGTCTCGGCCTCAAAGTGATTGTGGATTTAGTTCCCAACCACTGTTCTTCCGAACACCCCTGGTTTGTGGAAGCTCTTGCCGCCGGTGAGGGCAGCAAGGAGCGCGCTCGGTTTATGTTCCGGGAAGGCAAAGGAGAAAACGGAGAACTTCCCCCCAATAACTGGGAATCCGTTTTTGGCGGTCCGGCGTGGACTCGAACCACCAACCCAGACGGCACACCTGGACAATGGTATCTCCACCTCTTTGACTCCAGCCAACCTGACTTCGACTGGACAAACCCCTGGGTCCGTGAGCGCTTTATTGAGATTCTGAAGTTTTGGCTGGACCGTGGAGTTGACGGCTTTCGTGTTGATGTTGCTCATGGTCTTTCTAAAGCACCTGGGCTTCCTGATTTCCGCCGTGACGAGGAGTACTGGAACACTCCTCCAGAAGAGCGCATCGATAACCCCTACTTCGGACACGAAGGTGTTCACGAGATCTACCGTGAGTGGAACAAGGTTCTTGCCGAATATCCCGGCGAGCGCATTTTGTGTGCCGAGGCATTTGTCGAGCCTTTGAGCAAAATGGCGCTGTGGGTTCGCCCTGATGAAATGCAACAGGCTTTCAACTTCCCTTTCCTCGTCACACGCTGGAATGGCGAACAGATGCGTCAGGTTATCAAGGATTCCATCTCCGCTTTTGGCGAGGTGGGTGCGCCAAGTACGTGGGTGCTCTCAAACCACGACCAGGTGCGACATGCCACGCGATTAGCTCTGGACCCCAACACCAACACCGCAGATCGCATTACCGGTATTGGACCATTGACGGAACCCAAACCAGATCCAGCTTTAGGTCTTGCTCGCGCTCGCGCAGCGTCCGTGATGATGCTTGCTTTGCCTGGGGTTGCGTACATGTATCAGGGTGAAGAGCTGGGTCTTCCCGAAGCTGTAGATATTCCTGATGACAAACGCCAAGACCCTACGTTCTTCAGAACAGCTGGTAAATCGTATGGTCGTGATGGCTGCCGCGTTCCTCTTCCTTGGGAAGCCGAAGAGACAAACTTTGGTTTTGGTGCTGCGGGAGAACCTTGGTTGCCTCAGCCTGAGGTTTACCGCGCGTATTCTCGTGATCTCGAAGAAGCAGACCCTGACTCAACACTGTCATTGTATAAAGCAGCGCTAGCGGGGCGTAAGGAGTTGCGTCTTGGCGAGGGAGAACTGGAGTGGATTGAAGGAACTCCCGAGAACATTCTTGGTTTCCGAAACAACGACGTCACGGTGTTTATCAACTACAGCGAGGACGACTTTGCTCTTCCAGCGGGAAAGATCATCCTCGATAGTGCTGACAGTAGTGACGGGATTCTCAAGCCCGCTAGTGCAGTGTGGTTGGTGTAA
- a CDS encoding peptidoglycan DD-metalloendopeptidase family protein: MAGEFEENVAAATSSALTPPAGLTRRELREWERKNGVNPVVSARQDVPVQEPAVSATPQTHTPPISAPQAQPVGTPRSDQPLTRRELRLREQGLLTNSSQPGIDDASPVASAESHNVVVVPEISEEVKPAVAPVIVPELQPAALTESVSEETIPELEVEPVGNFVVPVAEPVVSVEPVEETEPEAIETPGGSEPLAPAASLTIAQTAALQNAARESTSEEQSVRPHKLVKRTMPRRPAFLSNRSQRDRSAADRRRQISQRVFSVLALFACFAFALSISIPANALLTQSDVAKIKMQAFLDEQVSLASQSVDVDADSTTATASRDGVDVTLAAKAAPIQFYGNSGLCGEETSVNPPSSGGAITWPLTNRKVSSGYGYRWGSLHAGIDFEGETGTPIYSVADGIVKAAQPSPNNSLGVCVIIAHNVNGVQFDTLYGHLSRLDVGVGQGVGAGQVIGAVGSTGNSTGSHLHFEVHVNGVQIDPAPFMSNYAG, encoded by the coding sequence ATGGCCGGAGAATTCGAAGAGAACGTTGCCGCGGCAACTAGCTCTGCGTTGACCCCTCCTGCAGGACTCACCAGACGAGAACTGCGTGAGTGGGAGCGCAAGAACGGTGTCAATCCTGTTGTTTCTGCACGGCAAGATGTTCCTGTGCAAGAACCTGCTGTTTCCGCGACCCCACAAACTCACACCCCACCAATTTCTGCGCCTCAAGCGCAGCCTGTAGGTACTCCTCGGAGCGATCAGCCTCTCACGCGTCGTGAGCTCCGCTTACGCGAGCAGGGCCTTCTGACTAATTCATCGCAACCTGGAATAGATGATGCCTCTCCGGTAGCAAGTGCTGAATCTCACAATGTGGTTGTCGTTCCTGAGATTTCCGAAGAAGTAAAACCTGCTGTTGCCCCAGTTATTGTCCCCGAGCTTCAACCTGCTGCACTCACTGAGTCGGTCAGTGAAGAGACAATTCCTGAACTCGAGGTTGAACCTGTCGGTAACTTTGTTGTACCGGTGGCAGAACCAGTGGTCTCCGTCGAACCCGTTGAGGAAACTGAGCCAGAGGCTATTGAAACGCCTGGAGGTTCAGAGCCGTTAGCCCCGGCAGCATCTCTCACTATTGCTCAAACTGCTGCCTTGCAGAACGCTGCTCGTGAGAGTACTTCTGAAGAGCAAAGTGTTCGACCACACAAATTGGTCAAGCGAACAATGCCACGACGCCCTGCATTCTTGAGCAACCGCAGTCAACGTGATCGAAGTGCAGCTGACCGCCGCCGTCAAATTTCTCAGCGAGTTTTCTCAGTGCTTGCTTTATTTGCATGCTTCGCATTCGCGCTGTCCATCTCTATCCCGGCTAATGCTCTGCTTACCCAATCGGACGTAGCAAAGATCAAGATGCAAGCCTTCTTGGACGAGCAAGTCTCCTTGGCTAGCCAGTCGGTGGATGTTGATGCAGATTCTACGACTGCCACCGCTTCACGCGATGGGGTTGACGTCACACTGGCTGCCAAGGCGGCCCCCATACAGTTCTATGGAAACTCTGGGCTGTGTGGTGAAGAAACTTCAGTAAACCCACCTTCGTCAGGAGGGGCCATTACATGGCCGTTGACCAACAGAAAAGTTTCCTCTGGATACGGTTATCGCTGGGGATCCCTGCACGCAGGTATTGACTTTGAGGGTGAAACAGGAACCCCCATTTATTCTGTTGCCGACGGAATTGTTAAGGCTGCTCAGCCATCACCCAACAACAGCTTGGGTGTCTGTGTCATCATCGCGCACAACGTGAACGGTGTTCAGTTTGACACCCTCTATGGTCACCTCAGCCGTCTCGACGTAGGAGTTGGCCAAGGCGTGGGCGCTGGCCAAGTTATCGGGGCTGTAGGAAGCACAGGTAACTCAACAGGTTCTCACCTTCACTTTGAAGTGCATGTCAATGGAGTACAAATTGACCCCGCTCCATTCATGAGCAACTACGCAGGCTAG
- a CDS encoding inositol monophosphatase family protein, with the protein MAVSPTELLDIARTVALEAGELVARRRREGVTVAATKSTSIDVVTLADRECEEFVKARLAQLRPEDGFYGEEGSDSSGTSGLTWIVDPIDGTVNYLYDIPQYAVSIAVVEGIADPASWKQLAGVVYNPAIEDLYYGSGGGGAFQEWNGTITQLRVNEETLLAHALFATGFGYSSEVRSEQAQVLTRILPSVRDIRRAGAASLDLCAVASGRLDGYFERGTKPWDHAAGSLIAREAGVVVGGLNGAPEGESMLLATNKQLFPEIEKLLLK; encoded by the coding sequence ATGGCTGTTTCTCCCACCGAACTTCTTGATATAGCTCGCACTGTTGCCCTCGAAGCTGGTGAGCTTGTCGCACGTCGGCGACGTGAAGGTGTGACTGTTGCAGCAACGAAGTCAACTTCTATTGACGTTGTAACGCTTGCAGACCGTGAGTGTGAAGAGTTCGTGAAGGCACGTCTTGCCCAGCTGCGTCCCGAGGATGGTTTCTATGGTGAAGAGGGCAGTGATAGCTCAGGAACATCTGGGTTGACCTGGATTGTTGACCCCATCGATGGCACGGTCAACTACCTCTATGACATTCCTCAATACGCGGTGAGCATTGCTGTCGTTGAGGGGATTGCTGACCCAGCAAGCTGGAAGCAGCTCGCCGGTGTTGTGTATAACCCAGCCATCGAAGATTTGTATTACGGAAGCGGCGGCGGCGGTGCATTCCAAGAATGGAATGGAACGATTACGCAATTGCGAGTCAACGAAGAAACCCTTCTTGCTCATGCTCTTTTTGCCACAGGATTTGGCTACAGTTCTGAAGTTCGCAGTGAACAAGCTCAGGTTCTGACAAGAATCCTTCCTTCAGTAAGGGATATTCGCCGTGCTGGTGCAGCATCTTTGGACTTGTGTGCAGTGGCATCAGGTCGACTAGATGGCTACTTCGAGCGCGGCACCAAGCCTTGGGATCATGCAGCCGGGAGTTTGATTGCGCGCGAAGCCGGTGTCGTCGTTGGTGGGCTCAACGGTGCTCCAGAAGGTGAATCTATGCTTTTGGCAACGAATAAACAACTGTTTCCTGAAATTGAAAAACTCCTGCTCAAGTAG
- a CDS encoding BadF/BadG/BcrA/BcrD ATPase family protein has product MNTSPSTNLTLALDAGQTGVRTLLIDRDIRSLQHFPGVKTDRELFSQLADFITTSLEGVNAPVSLSIGMTGLTAAQSRPAELLELLPVNVRDVSLAHDSITGFLGALGTQLGIVTAVGTGVVTLGVGENDMVRIDGWGNLIGDAGSAYWIGRAGLEAGMRVYDGRIPSSSLLSLVTENFSHPEEAYIELQTSNDRVARIASFAKSVIELAEEDEEARRIVNAAGQELALSAVTAAQRVGLRDSDSPRFSWVGNVMKAEMLKDAFVTAVLQDVPQAEFVAPLAEPIEGVALLSSLPETSALRGSIHTASRDENNL; this is encoded by the coding sequence GTGAACACGTCACCTTCAACGAATCTCACTCTTGCGCTCGATGCTGGGCAGACTGGTGTTCGCACTCTTCTCATCGATAGGGATATCCGTTCCCTGCAGCATTTTCCCGGAGTAAAGACCGACCGGGAACTCTTTTCTCAGCTGGCAGATTTCATCACTACCTCGTTGGAGGGAGTGAACGCACCAGTTTCACTATCGATTGGGATGACAGGGCTGACTGCAGCTCAGAGTAGGCCAGCAGAGTTACTTGAACTTTTGCCTGTCAATGTTCGAGACGTGTCCCTCGCTCATGACTCGATCACTGGGTTCTTAGGTGCGTTGGGAACACAGTTGGGCATCGTTACGGCAGTGGGTACAGGGGTGGTCACCCTCGGTGTCGGTGAAAACGACATGGTGCGGATAGACGGTTGGGGAAATCTCATAGGAGATGCTGGTTCTGCCTATTGGATTGGTCGAGCAGGGTTAGAAGCCGGCATGCGAGTTTACGACGGCCGTATCCCCTCAAGTAGTTTGCTCTCTTTGGTGACCGAGAACTTCTCGCATCCCGAAGAGGCATACATAGAATTGCAAACCAGCAATGACCGCGTCGCTCGAATCGCGTCTTTCGCTAAGAGTGTTATCGAGCTCGCTGAAGAAGATGAGGAAGCTCGCAGAATCGTCAACGCGGCTGGTCAGGAGTTGGCTTTGTCAGCTGTGACAGCTGCTCAACGAGTTGGGCTACGTGATTCAGACTCCCCACGTTTTAGTTGGGTTGGAAACGTCATGAAAGCTGAGATGCTCAAAGATGCTTTCGTTACCGCTGTTCTGCAAGATGTACCTCAGGCGGAGTTTGTCGCTCCGCTGGCAGAGCCAATTGAAGGTGTTGCACTCCTGTCTTCACTTCCTGAAACTTCTGCCTTGCGCGGGAGCATTCACACGGCCTCCCGCGACGAAAACAACTTGTAG
- a CDS encoding amidohydrolase, which translates to MSTGCCSAHPLSREHIGAALSTAGSTITPAKHAAGLQVGHAAETLVVGTIATGNPAAPLAEAMAISGGVIIGIGALNDVEGLTDSSTTTVKPEGVVIPGLIEPHMHIWSSLLNLTWTDVSHEVCATFDDVVATLKQTAAQTPAGQYVLGKLFDPSLFPGEPDLTRDILDQIAPNNPVLVMNASMHYLYANSAAFELAGVNYQTMDPPGGTFFRADGKLTGVIGEIPAMLMMLAKFPKPSAADMAAGITEILNECAKQGVTSLREAGTGSLVGVSELALLHQMNGAKRLPVRVSTAQFAIMAGKTPAEVAQTWKDAGVTPFSGDEMVRADAWKVVADGSNQGRSGYFSQPYLGEDNGGHADWTPEGLRGALKAGLDDGWQIMVHTNGDAAVEMALEAMEEILPGYGANDLRHRFEHVSFTTDDHLARLAKANISPSFLMNHVYYWGAAFRDTILGPERAQLLDRVASAYKAGLRPSLHSDYNVSKVHPLQSARTAVLRQLQADGSVLNAAECATPAQALAAITTNAAWQIHADDRGSLEVGKRADYAVVDSNPWTSDPASWDKIVVNETYIDGTLAFQA; encoded by the coding sequence ATGTCTACAGGATGCTGTTCAGCCCACCCCCTCTCCAGAGAACACATAGGTGCTGCGCTGAGCACCGCTGGAAGCACCATCACTCCCGCCAAGCACGCTGCGGGGCTCCAGGTTGGCCACGCCGCAGAGACACTTGTAGTGGGAACTATTGCCACAGGAAATCCTGCCGCACCCCTTGCGGAAGCAATGGCTATTTCTGGTGGTGTGATTATCGGTATAGGTGCGCTCAACGACGTTGAAGGCCTCACAGACTCTTCCACCACAACCGTCAAGCCAGAGGGTGTCGTCATTCCTGGCTTGATAGAGCCCCACATGCACATCTGGTCATCTCTACTCAACCTCACCTGGACTGACGTGTCTCACGAAGTGTGTGCAACTTTTGACGATGTCGTCGCCACCCTGAAGCAAACAGCTGCTCAGACCCCTGCCGGTCAATACGTCCTCGGAAAGCTTTTTGACCCCAGCTTGTTCCCTGGCGAACCTGATCTCACCCGCGACATTTTGGATCAGATTGCACCCAACAACCCTGTCCTTGTGATGAATGCGTCGATGCACTACCTCTATGCCAACAGTGCCGCATTTGAACTAGCTGGAGTCAACTACCAGACTATGGACCCTCCGGGCGGAACATTTTTCCGTGCAGATGGCAAACTCACTGGCGTTATTGGTGAGATCCCTGCCATGTTGATGATGTTGGCGAAATTCCCCAAGCCTTCCGCCGCAGATATGGCTGCTGGCATTACCGAGATTTTGAACGAGTGTGCCAAGCAGGGTGTTACCTCCCTGCGTGAAGCAGGAACCGGAAGCCTTGTTGGTGTGAGTGAGTTAGCGTTGCTGCACCAAATGAATGGGGCAAAGCGTCTTCCCGTTCGAGTTTCCACTGCTCAGTTCGCGATAATGGCAGGCAAGACACCTGCTGAGGTTGCTCAAACTTGGAAGGACGCGGGTGTCACTCCGTTCAGCGGAGACGAAATGGTTCGCGCAGACGCGTGGAAGGTTGTCGCTGATGGTTCTAACCAAGGCCGCTCCGGCTACTTCTCACAGCCCTACCTCGGTGAAGACAATGGTGGTCACGCCGACTGGACTCCAGAAGGTTTGCGTGGTGCGTTGAAGGCTGGTCTCGATGACGGTTGGCAGATCATGGTTCACACCAATGGTGATGCTGCGGTTGAAATGGCGTTGGAAGCCATGGAAGAGATTCTTCCTGGTTATGGAGCCAACGACCTGCGCCACCGTTTCGAGCACGTGTCCTTCACCACAGATGACCACCTTGCTCGTCTCGCCAAAGCGAACATTAGCCCCAGCTTCTTGATGAACCACGTGTACTACTGGGGGGCTGCCTTCCGCGACACCATCCTTGGCCCGGAGCGTGCTCAACTACTTGATCGGGTTGCCTCAGCATATAAAGCAGGGCTTCGCCCTAGCCTTCACTCCGATTACAACGTGAGCAAGGTTCACCCTCTTCAAAGCGCACGAACCGCTGTGCTGCGACAGCTGCAGGCGGATGGTTCTGTCCTCAACGCTGCTGAATGTGCTACTCCCGCGCAAGCACTTGCCGCGATCACCACGAATGCTGCCTGGCAGATTCACGCAGATGACCGGGGTTCACTGGAAGTTGGAAAGCGTGCCGACTACGCGGTGGTTGATAGTAATCCGTGGACGTCAGACCCAGCTAGCTGGGACAAGATTGTGGTCAACGAAACCTACATCGACGGAACGCTCGCTTTCCAGGCATAG